Proteins co-encoded in one Micropterus dolomieu isolate WLL.071019.BEF.003 ecotype Adirondacks linkage group LG19, ASM2129224v1, whole genome shotgun sequence genomic window:
- the ogt.1 gene encoding UDP-N-acetylglucosamine--peptide N-acetylglucosaminyltransferase 110 kDa subunit isoform X1, giving the protein MATSVGNVADSTEPTKRMLSFQGLAELAHREYQSGDFEAAERHCMQLWRQEPDNTGVLLLLSSIHFQCRRLDRSAHFSTLAIKQNPMLAEAYSNLGNVYKERGQLQEAIEHYRHALRLKPDFIDGYINLAAALVAAGDMEGAVQAYVSALQYNPDLYCVRSDLGNLLKALGRLEEAKACYLKAIETQPNFAVAWSNLGCVFNAQGEIWLAIHHFEKAVTLDPNFLDAYINLGNVLKEARIFDRAVAGYLRALSLSPNHAVVHGNLACVYYEQGLIDLAIDTYRRAIELQPHFPDAYCNLANALKEKGNVSEAEECYNTALRLCPTHADSLNNLANIKREQGNIEDAVQLYRKALEVFPEFAAAHSNLASVLQQQGKLQEALMHYKEAIRISPTFADAYSNMGNTLKEMQDVQGALQCYTRAIQINPAFADAHSNLASIHKDSGNIPEAIASYRTALKLKPDFPDAYCNLAHCLQIVCDWTDYDERMKKLVSIVADQLDKNRLPSVHPHHSMLYPLSHGFRKAIAERHGNLCLDKVHALIKINALHKPAFEHPKDLKASGGRLRVGYVSSDFGNHPTSHLMQSIPGMHNPEKFEVFCYALSPDDSTNFRVKVVAEAHHFTDLSQIPCNGKAADRIHQDGIHILVNMNGYTKGARNELFALRPAPIQSMWLGYPGTSGAPFMDYIISDKETSPIEVAEQYSEKLAYMPNTFFIGDHANMFPHLKKKAVIDFKSNGHIFDNRIVLNGIDLKAFLDSLPDVKVIKMKCDNNQEGAGEANGALSMPVIPMNTAAEAIINMINQGQIQVTINGFTVSNGLATTQINNKAATGEEVPRTIVVTTRSQYGLPEDSIVYCNFNQLYKIDPPTLQMWANILKRVPNSVLWLLRFPAVGEPNIQQYAQNMGLPGSRIIFSPVAPKEEHVRRGQLADVCLDTPLCNGHTTGMDVLWAGTPMVTMPGETLASRVAASQLRCLGCPELIAQSRQDYEDIAVKLGSDMEYLKMVRARVWKQRICSPLFNTKQYTMDLERLYLQMWEHHSKGNKPEHLVQIVETSENA; this is encoded by the exons AACCGACAAAACGTATGCTTTCCTTCCAAGGGTTGGCAGAGCTGGCGCACCGGGAGTATCAGTCAGGGGACTTTGAAGCAGCTGAGCGTCACTGCATGCAGCTGTGGAGACAGGAGCCTGATAACACAGGCGTGCTGCTGCTTCTGTCCTCCATCCACTTCCAGTGCCGAAGACTCGACAG ATCTGCTCACTTCAGCACCTTGGCCATCAAACAGAATCCAATGTTGGCCGAAGCCTACTCCAACCTGGGGAATGTGTACAAGGAGCGTGGGCAACTGCAAGAGGCCATAGAGCATTATCGCCATGCGCTGAGACTGAAGCCAGATTTTATTGATGGTTACATCAACTTGGCAGCAGCTCTGGTGGCCGCCGGGGACATGGAGGGAGCAGTGCAGGCTTATGTGTCTGCATTACAGTATAACCCT gaCCTTTATTGTGTGCGTAGCGACTTGGGCAATTTGCTTAAAGCCCTTGGGCGTTTGGAAGAGGCTAAG GCCTGTTACCTGAAAGCAATTGAGACTCAGCCCAACTTTGCGGTGGCTTGGAGCAACCTGGGCTGTGTATTCAATGCCCAGGGAGAGATATGGCTGGCCATACACCATTTTGAAAag GCAGTGACTCTGGACCCAAATTTCCTTGACGCATACATCAATTTAGGGAATGTTTTGAAGGAAGCCCGCATCTTTGACAG AGCTGTGGCTGGATACCTAAGAGCCTTGAGCCTCAGCCCAAACCATGCAGTTGTCCATGGAAACCTGGCCTGTGTCTACTACGAGCAAGGCCTTATTGATCTGGCTATTGACACCTACCGTCGTGCTATTGAACTGCAGCCACACTTCCCCGATGCCTACTGCAATTTGGCAAATGCCCTGAAGGAGAAAGGCAAT GTGTCTGAAGCAGAAGAGTGCTACAACACGGCCTTGCGCTTGTGTCCAACCCATGCAGACTCCCTTAACAACTTGGCCAATATCAAGCGTGAGCAGGGCAACATTGAGGATGCAGTTCAGCTCTATAGGAAGGCGCTAGAG GTGTTCCCAGAGTTTGCAGCAGCTCATTCTAACCTGGCCAGTGTTCTGCAGCAGCAGGGAAAACTCCAGGAGGCCCTCATGCACTACAAGGAGGCCATCAG AATAAGCCCCACATTTGCTGATGCCTACTCAAACATGGGCAATACACTGAAGGAAATGCAAGATGTACAGGGAGCACTGCAATGCTACACCCGTGCCATCCAGATCAACCCTGCCTTTGCAGATGCTCACAGCAATTTGGCCTCAATCCACAAG GATTCTGGAAACATCCCAGAGGCCATTGCATCTTACCGCACAGCCTTGAAACTCAAGCCAGACTTCCCTGATGCTTACTGCAACTTGGCGCATTGCCTGCAG ATTGTGTGTGACTGGACAGATTATGATGAGCGGATGAAGAAGCTTGTGAGCATTGTGGCTGACCAGCTGGATAAGAACCGCTTGCCTTCAGTGCACCCACACCACAGCATGCTGTATCCACTCTCTCATGGCTTCCGCAAGGCCATTGCTGAGCGCCACGGAAACCTTTGCCTGGACAAGGTACACGCACTGATCAAA ATCAATGCACTTCACAAACCGGCTTTTGAGCATCCGAAAGATCTGAAGGCCAGTGGTGGACGTCTCCGTGTTGGCTATGTCAGCTCTGACTTTGGCAACCATCCTACTTCCCACCTGATGCAGTCCATTCCTGGAATGCATAACCCAGAGAAATTTGAA GTGTTCTGCTATGCACTCAGCCCTGATGATAGTACCAACTTCCGTGTGAAAGTGGTAGCAGAGGCTCATCATTTCACAGACCTTTCACAG ATTCCCTGCAATGGCAAGGCAGCTGATCGTATTCACCAGGATGGAATCCACATTCTGGTCAACATGAACGGATACACCAAGGGAGCCCGAAATGAGCTCTTTGCCCTCCGGCCTGCACCCATTCAG TCTATGTGGCTGGGTTACCCTGGAACCAGTGGGGCTCCCTTCATGGACTACATCATCTCTGATAAGGAGACGTCACCTATCGAAGTAGCAGAGCAGTATTCGGAGAAACTGGCCTACATGCCCAATACTTTCTTCATTGGAGACCACGCCAACATGTTCCCTCACCTCAAG AAAAAGGCAGTGATTGATTTCAAGTCTAATGGACACATCTTTGATAACCGCATTGTTCTTAATGGTATTGATCTGAAGGCCTTTTTGGACAGCCTGCCAGATGTGAAAGTGATAAAG ATGAAGTGTGACAACAACCAGGAAGGTGCCGGTGAAGCAAACGGAGCTTTGTCCATGCCTGTAATCCCCATGAACACAGCAGCTGAAGCGATCATCAACATGATCAACCAAGGCCAAATCCAGGTCACAATCAACGGCTTCACTGTCAGCAACGGCCTGGCCACCACACAG ATCAATAACAAAGCTGCCACTGGAGAGGAGGTGCCACGCACAATCGTTGTGACAACCCGTTCTCAATATGGTCTCCCAGAGGACTCAATCGTCTACTGCAACTTCAACCAGCTCTACAAGATTGACCCCCCTACTCTTCAGATGTGGGCCAAT ATCCTGAAGCGTGTGCCCAACAGTGTACTCTGGCTTCTTCGTTTCCCTGCTGTCGGCGAGCCCAACATCCAGCAGTACGCTCAGAACATGGGTCTGCCTGGCTCTCGCATTATCTTCTCTCCTGTggcccccaaggaggagcatgTGAGAAGGGGCCAGTTGGCTGATGTCTGCCTAGACACTCCTCTATGCAACGGGCACACAACGGGCATGGATGTTCTCTGGGCTGGAACACCAATGGTCACAATGCCAG GTGAGACCCTTGCCTCCCGTGTGGCTGCCTCACAACTCCGCTGTCTGGGCTGCCCTGAGCTAATAGCCCAGAGTCGCCAGGACTACGAGGACATAGCAGTCAAACTGGGCTCTGACATGGAATA ccTGAAGATGGTCAGAGCACGTGTGTGGAAGCAGCGAATCTGCAGCCCTCTTTTCAACACCAAGCAGTACACAATGGACCTGGAGAGGCTGTACCTGCAGATGTGGGAGCACCATAGCAAAGGCAACAAGCCAGAACACCTGGTCCAGATAGTAGAGACCAGTGAGAATGCCTGA
- the ogt.1 gene encoding UDP-N-acetylglucosamine--peptide N-acetylglucosaminyltransferase 110 kDa subunit isoform X4 — protein sequence MATSVGNVADSTGLAELAHREYQSGDFEAAERHCMQLWRQEPDNTGVLLLLSSIHFQCRRLDRSAHFSTLAIKQNPMLAEAYSNLGNVYKERGQLQEAIEHYRHALRLKPDFIDGYINLAAALVAAGDMEGAVQAYVSALQYNPDLYCVRSDLGNLLKALGRLEEAKACYLKAIETQPNFAVAWSNLGCVFNAQGEIWLAIHHFEKAVTLDPNFLDAYINLGNVLKEARIFDRAVAGYLRALSLSPNHAVVHGNLACVYYEQGLIDLAIDTYRRAIELQPHFPDAYCNLANALKEKGNVSEAEECYNTALRLCPTHADSLNNLANIKREQGNIEDAVQLYRKALEVFPEFAAAHSNLASVLQQQGKLQEALMHYKEAIRISPTFADAYSNMGNTLKEMQDVQGALQCYTRAIQINPAFADAHSNLASIHKDSGNIPEAIASYRTALKLKPDFPDAYCNLAHCLQIVCDWTDYDERMKKLVSIVADQLDKNRLPSVHPHHSMLYPLSHGFRKAIAERHGNLCLDKINALHKPAFEHPKDLKASGGRLRVGYVSSDFGNHPTSHLMQSIPGMHNPEKFEVFCYALSPDDSTNFRVKVVAEAHHFTDLSQIPCNGKAADRIHQDGIHILVNMNGYTKGARNELFALRPAPIQSMWLGYPGTSGAPFMDYIISDKETSPIEVAEQYSEKLAYMPNTFFIGDHANMFPHLKKKAVIDFKSNGHIFDNRIVLNGIDLKAFLDSLPDVKVIKMKCDNNQEGAGEANGALSMPVIPMNTAAEAIINMINQGQIQVTINGFTVSNGLATTQINNKAATGEEVPRTIVVTTRSQYGLPEDSIVYCNFNQLYKIDPPTLQMWANILKRVPNSVLWLLRFPAVGEPNIQQYAQNMGLPGSRIIFSPVAPKEEHVRRGQLADVCLDTPLCNGHTTGMDVLWAGTPMVTMPGETLASRVAASQLRCLGCPELIAQSRQDYEDIAVKLGSDMEYLKMVRARVWKQRICSPLFNTKQYTMDLERLYLQMWEHHSKGNKPEHLVQIVETSENA from the exons GGTTGGCAGAGCTGGCGCACCGGGAGTATCAGTCAGGGGACTTTGAAGCAGCTGAGCGTCACTGCATGCAGCTGTGGAGACAGGAGCCTGATAACACAGGCGTGCTGCTGCTTCTGTCCTCCATCCACTTCCAGTGCCGAAGACTCGACAG ATCTGCTCACTTCAGCACCTTGGCCATCAAACAGAATCCAATGTTGGCCGAAGCCTACTCCAACCTGGGGAATGTGTACAAGGAGCGTGGGCAACTGCAAGAGGCCATAGAGCATTATCGCCATGCGCTGAGACTGAAGCCAGATTTTATTGATGGTTACATCAACTTGGCAGCAGCTCTGGTGGCCGCCGGGGACATGGAGGGAGCAGTGCAGGCTTATGTGTCTGCATTACAGTATAACCCT gaCCTTTATTGTGTGCGTAGCGACTTGGGCAATTTGCTTAAAGCCCTTGGGCGTTTGGAAGAGGCTAAG GCCTGTTACCTGAAAGCAATTGAGACTCAGCCCAACTTTGCGGTGGCTTGGAGCAACCTGGGCTGTGTATTCAATGCCCAGGGAGAGATATGGCTGGCCATACACCATTTTGAAAag GCAGTGACTCTGGACCCAAATTTCCTTGACGCATACATCAATTTAGGGAATGTTTTGAAGGAAGCCCGCATCTTTGACAG AGCTGTGGCTGGATACCTAAGAGCCTTGAGCCTCAGCCCAAACCATGCAGTTGTCCATGGAAACCTGGCCTGTGTCTACTACGAGCAAGGCCTTATTGATCTGGCTATTGACACCTACCGTCGTGCTATTGAACTGCAGCCACACTTCCCCGATGCCTACTGCAATTTGGCAAATGCCCTGAAGGAGAAAGGCAAT GTGTCTGAAGCAGAAGAGTGCTACAACACGGCCTTGCGCTTGTGTCCAACCCATGCAGACTCCCTTAACAACTTGGCCAATATCAAGCGTGAGCAGGGCAACATTGAGGATGCAGTTCAGCTCTATAGGAAGGCGCTAGAG GTGTTCCCAGAGTTTGCAGCAGCTCATTCTAACCTGGCCAGTGTTCTGCAGCAGCAGGGAAAACTCCAGGAGGCCCTCATGCACTACAAGGAGGCCATCAG AATAAGCCCCACATTTGCTGATGCCTACTCAAACATGGGCAATACACTGAAGGAAATGCAAGATGTACAGGGAGCACTGCAATGCTACACCCGTGCCATCCAGATCAACCCTGCCTTTGCAGATGCTCACAGCAATTTGGCCTCAATCCACAAG GATTCTGGAAACATCCCAGAGGCCATTGCATCTTACCGCACAGCCTTGAAACTCAAGCCAGACTTCCCTGATGCTTACTGCAACTTGGCGCATTGCCTGCAG ATTGTGTGTGACTGGACAGATTATGATGAGCGGATGAAGAAGCTTGTGAGCATTGTGGCTGACCAGCTGGATAAGAACCGCTTGCCTTCAGTGCACCCACACCACAGCATGCTGTATCCACTCTCTCATGGCTTCCGCAAGGCCATTGCTGAGCGCCACGGAAACCTTTGCCTGGACAAG ATCAATGCACTTCACAAACCGGCTTTTGAGCATCCGAAAGATCTGAAGGCCAGTGGTGGACGTCTCCGTGTTGGCTATGTCAGCTCTGACTTTGGCAACCATCCTACTTCCCACCTGATGCAGTCCATTCCTGGAATGCATAACCCAGAGAAATTTGAA GTGTTCTGCTATGCACTCAGCCCTGATGATAGTACCAACTTCCGTGTGAAAGTGGTAGCAGAGGCTCATCATTTCACAGACCTTTCACAG ATTCCCTGCAATGGCAAGGCAGCTGATCGTATTCACCAGGATGGAATCCACATTCTGGTCAACATGAACGGATACACCAAGGGAGCCCGAAATGAGCTCTTTGCCCTCCGGCCTGCACCCATTCAG TCTATGTGGCTGGGTTACCCTGGAACCAGTGGGGCTCCCTTCATGGACTACATCATCTCTGATAAGGAGACGTCACCTATCGAAGTAGCAGAGCAGTATTCGGAGAAACTGGCCTACATGCCCAATACTTTCTTCATTGGAGACCACGCCAACATGTTCCCTCACCTCAAG AAAAAGGCAGTGATTGATTTCAAGTCTAATGGACACATCTTTGATAACCGCATTGTTCTTAATGGTATTGATCTGAAGGCCTTTTTGGACAGCCTGCCAGATGTGAAAGTGATAAAG ATGAAGTGTGACAACAACCAGGAAGGTGCCGGTGAAGCAAACGGAGCTTTGTCCATGCCTGTAATCCCCATGAACACAGCAGCTGAAGCGATCATCAACATGATCAACCAAGGCCAAATCCAGGTCACAATCAACGGCTTCACTGTCAGCAACGGCCTGGCCACCACACAG ATCAATAACAAAGCTGCCACTGGAGAGGAGGTGCCACGCACAATCGTTGTGACAACCCGTTCTCAATATGGTCTCCCAGAGGACTCAATCGTCTACTGCAACTTCAACCAGCTCTACAAGATTGACCCCCCTACTCTTCAGATGTGGGCCAAT ATCCTGAAGCGTGTGCCCAACAGTGTACTCTGGCTTCTTCGTTTCCCTGCTGTCGGCGAGCCCAACATCCAGCAGTACGCTCAGAACATGGGTCTGCCTGGCTCTCGCATTATCTTCTCTCCTGTggcccccaaggaggagcatgTGAGAAGGGGCCAGTTGGCTGATGTCTGCCTAGACACTCCTCTATGCAACGGGCACACAACGGGCATGGATGTTCTCTGGGCTGGAACACCAATGGTCACAATGCCAG GTGAGACCCTTGCCTCCCGTGTGGCTGCCTCACAACTCCGCTGTCTGGGCTGCCCTGAGCTAATAGCCCAGAGTCGCCAGGACTACGAGGACATAGCAGTCAAACTGGGCTCTGACATGGAATA ccTGAAGATGGTCAGAGCACGTGTGTGGAAGCAGCGAATCTGCAGCCCTCTTTTCAACACCAAGCAGTACACAATGGACCTGGAGAGGCTGTACCTGCAGATGTGGGAGCACCATAGCAAAGGCAACAAGCCAGAACACCTGGTCCAGATAGTAGAGACCAGTGAGAATGCCTGA
- the ogt.1 gene encoding UDP-N-acetylglucosamine--peptide N-acetylglucosaminyltransferase 110 kDa subunit isoform X2: MATSVGNVADSTEPTKRMLSFQGLAELAHREYQSGDFEAAERHCMQLWRQEPDNTGVLLLLSSIHFQCRRLDRSAHFSTLAIKQNPMLAEAYSNLGNVYKERGQLQEAIEHYRHALRLKPDFIDGYINLAAALVAAGDMEGAVQAYVSALQYNPDLYCVRSDLGNLLKALGRLEEAKACYLKAIETQPNFAVAWSNLGCVFNAQGEIWLAIHHFEKAVTLDPNFLDAYINLGNVLKEARIFDRAVAGYLRALSLSPNHAVVHGNLACVYYEQGLIDLAIDTYRRAIELQPHFPDAYCNLANALKEKGNVSEAEECYNTALRLCPTHADSLNNLANIKREQGNIEDAVQLYRKALEVFPEFAAAHSNLASVLQQQGKLQEALMHYKEAIRISPTFADAYSNMGNTLKEMQDVQGALQCYTRAIQINPAFADAHSNLASIHKDSGNIPEAIASYRTALKLKPDFPDAYCNLAHCLQIVCDWTDYDERMKKLVSIVADQLDKNRLPSVHPHHSMLYPLSHGFRKAIAERHGNLCLDKINALHKPAFEHPKDLKASGGRLRVGYVSSDFGNHPTSHLMQSIPGMHNPEKFEVFCYALSPDDSTNFRVKVVAEAHHFTDLSQIPCNGKAADRIHQDGIHILVNMNGYTKGARNELFALRPAPIQSMWLGYPGTSGAPFMDYIISDKETSPIEVAEQYSEKLAYMPNTFFIGDHANMFPHLKKKAVIDFKSNGHIFDNRIVLNGIDLKAFLDSLPDVKVIKMKCDNNQEGAGEANGALSMPVIPMNTAAEAIINMINQGQIQVTINGFTVSNGLATTQINNKAATGEEVPRTIVVTTRSQYGLPEDSIVYCNFNQLYKIDPPTLQMWANILKRVPNSVLWLLRFPAVGEPNIQQYAQNMGLPGSRIIFSPVAPKEEHVRRGQLADVCLDTPLCNGHTTGMDVLWAGTPMVTMPGETLASRVAASQLRCLGCPELIAQSRQDYEDIAVKLGSDMEYLKMVRARVWKQRICSPLFNTKQYTMDLERLYLQMWEHHSKGNKPEHLVQIVETSENA; this comes from the exons AACCGACAAAACGTATGCTTTCCTTCCAAGGGTTGGCAGAGCTGGCGCACCGGGAGTATCAGTCAGGGGACTTTGAAGCAGCTGAGCGTCACTGCATGCAGCTGTGGAGACAGGAGCCTGATAACACAGGCGTGCTGCTGCTTCTGTCCTCCATCCACTTCCAGTGCCGAAGACTCGACAG ATCTGCTCACTTCAGCACCTTGGCCATCAAACAGAATCCAATGTTGGCCGAAGCCTACTCCAACCTGGGGAATGTGTACAAGGAGCGTGGGCAACTGCAAGAGGCCATAGAGCATTATCGCCATGCGCTGAGACTGAAGCCAGATTTTATTGATGGTTACATCAACTTGGCAGCAGCTCTGGTGGCCGCCGGGGACATGGAGGGAGCAGTGCAGGCTTATGTGTCTGCATTACAGTATAACCCT gaCCTTTATTGTGTGCGTAGCGACTTGGGCAATTTGCTTAAAGCCCTTGGGCGTTTGGAAGAGGCTAAG GCCTGTTACCTGAAAGCAATTGAGACTCAGCCCAACTTTGCGGTGGCTTGGAGCAACCTGGGCTGTGTATTCAATGCCCAGGGAGAGATATGGCTGGCCATACACCATTTTGAAAag GCAGTGACTCTGGACCCAAATTTCCTTGACGCATACATCAATTTAGGGAATGTTTTGAAGGAAGCCCGCATCTTTGACAG AGCTGTGGCTGGATACCTAAGAGCCTTGAGCCTCAGCCCAAACCATGCAGTTGTCCATGGAAACCTGGCCTGTGTCTACTACGAGCAAGGCCTTATTGATCTGGCTATTGACACCTACCGTCGTGCTATTGAACTGCAGCCACACTTCCCCGATGCCTACTGCAATTTGGCAAATGCCCTGAAGGAGAAAGGCAAT GTGTCTGAAGCAGAAGAGTGCTACAACACGGCCTTGCGCTTGTGTCCAACCCATGCAGACTCCCTTAACAACTTGGCCAATATCAAGCGTGAGCAGGGCAACATTGAGGATGCAGTTCAGCTCTATAGGAAGGCGCTAGAG GTGTTCCCAGAGTTTGCAGCAGCTCATTCTAACCTGGCCAGTGTTCTGCAGCAGCAGGGAAAACTCCAGGAGGCCCTCATGCACTACAAGGAGGCCATCAG AATAAGCCCCACATTTGCTGATGCCTACTCAAACATGGGCAATACACTGAAGGAAATGCAAGATGTACAGGGAGCACTGCAATGCTACACCCGTGCCATCCAGATCAACCCTGCCTTTGCAGATGCTCACAGCAATTTGGCCTCAATCCACAAG GATTCTGGAAACATCCCAGAGGCCATTGCATCTTACCGCACAGCCTTGAAACTCAAGCCAGACTTCCCTGATGCTTACTGCAACTTGGCGCATTGCCTGCAG ATTGTGTGTGACTGGACAGATTATGATGAGCGGATGAAGAAGCTTGTGAGCATTGTGGCTGACCAGCTGGATAAGAACCGCTTGCCTTCAGTGCACCCACACCACAGCATGCTGTATCCACTCTCTCATGGCTTCCGCAAGGCCATTGCTGAGCGCCACGGAAACCTTTGCCTGGACAAG ATCAATGCACTTCACAAACCGGCTTTTGAGCATCCGAAAGATCTGAAGGCCAGTGGTGGACGTCTCCGTGTTGGCTATGTCAGCTCTGACTTTGGCAACCATCCTACTTCCCACCTGATGCAGTCCATTCCTGGAATGCATAACCCAGAGAAATTTGAA GTGTTCTGCTATGCACTCAGCCCTGATGATAGTACCAACTTCCGTGTGAAAGTGGTAGCAGAGGCTCATCATTTCACAGACCTTTCACAG ATTCCCTGCAATGGCAAGGCAGCTGATCGTATTCACCAGGATGGAATCCACATTCTGGTCAACATGAACGGATACACCAAGGGAGCCCGAAATGAGCTCTTTGCCCTCCGGCCTGCACCCATTCAG TCTATGTGGCTGGGTTACCCTGGAACCAGTGGGGCTCCCTTCATGGACTACATCATCTCTGATAAGGAGACGTCACCTATCGAAGTAGCAGAGCAGTATTCGGAGAAACTGGCCTACATGCCCAATACTTTCTTCATTGGAGACCACGCCAACATGTTCCCTCACCTCAAG AAAAAGGCAGTGATTGATTTCAAGTCTAATGGACACATCTTTGATAACCGCATTGTTCTTAATGGTATTGATCTGAAGGCCTTTTTGGACAGCCTGCCAGATGTGAAAGTGATAAAG ATGAAGTGTGACAACAACCAGGAAGGTGCCGGTGAAGCAAACGGAGCTTTGTCCATGCCTGTAATCCCCATGAACACAGCAGCTGAAGCGATCATCAACATGATCAACCAAGGCCAAATCCAGGTCACAATCAACGGCTTCACTGTCAGCAACGGCCTGGCCACCACACAG ATCAATAACAAAGCTGCCACTGGAGAGGAGGTGCCACGCACAATCGTTGTGACAACCCGTTCTCAATATGGTCTCCCAGAGGACTCAATCGTCTACTGCAACTTCAACCAGCTCTACAAGATTGACCCCCCTACTCTTCAGATGTGGGCCAAT ATCCTGAAGCGTGTGCCCAACAGTGTACTCTGGCTTCTTCGTTTCCCTGCTGTCGGCGAGCCCAACATCCAGCAGTACGCTCAGAACATGGGTCTGCCTGGCTCTCGCATTATCTTCTCTCCTGTggcccccaaggaggagcatgTGAGAAGGGGCCAGTTGGCTGATGTCTGCCTAGACACTCCTCTATGCAACGGGCACACAACGGGCATGGATGTTCTCTGGGCTGGAACACCAATGGTCACAATGCCAG GTGAGACCCTTGCCTCCCGTGTGGCTGCCTCACAACTCCGCTGTCTGGGCTGCCCTGAGCTAATAGCCCAGAGTCGCCAGGACTACGAGGACATAGCAGTCAAACTGGGCTCTGACATGGAATA ccTGAAGATGGTCAGAGCACGTGTGTGGAAGCAGCGAATCTGCAGCCCTCTTTTCAACACCAAGCAGTACACAATGGACCTGGAGAGGCTGTACCTGCAGATGTGGGAGCACCATAGCAAAGGCAACAAGCCAGAACACCTGGTCCAGATAGTAGAGACCAGTGAGAATGCCTGA